A single region of the Ziziphus jujuba cultivar Dongzao chromosome 10, ASM3175591v1 genome encodes:
- the LOC107412604 gene encoding uncharacterized protein LOC107412604 isoform X1, with protein MATKKPGKEITVPRKQCFWFHNYFVVSQTINLFMIVEGRNRNEWLMQEPSLSGSCIISNGEVGDPVTSYRLGFSANGYEHDGSEHLQNSNHRIGIRSNLSILMKNQETSPTHAPLSNFCGSDSNEHNFGTSSSQVCQPSSYNGEVSYFSHMSRVNDELKYICKDCQKEFPNYNAFGGHMSFHAKASKMIKKLSGPTNPSQKHKENFSQLHNRAREGALMPKKYRGEQNLFIMRGSKDRTFFTYR; from the exons ATGGCAACAAAGAAGCCGGGAAAAGAAATCACGGTTCCACGAAAGCAGTGTTTCTGGTTCCACAATTATTTCGTA GTTTCACAGACTATCAATTTGTTTATGATTGTAGAGGGGCGTAATCGCAACGAGTGGCTGATGCAGGAACCTTCTCTGAG TGGATCTTGCATTATCAGCAATGGAGAAGTTGGTGATCCTGTTACGTCCTACAGACTTGGGTTTAGTGCAAATGGATACGAGCATGATGGTTCAGAACACCTTCAGAACTCCAACCATAGAATAGGAATCAGATCAAATCTCTCCATTCTGATGAAAAACCAAGAAACAAGCCCTACTCATGCTCCTCTGTCAAATTTTTGTGGTTCAGACAGTAACGAGCACAATTTTGGCACTAGTTCGTCGCAAGTTTGTCAGCCTTCATCCTATAATGGTGAAGTAAGCTACTTTTCCCACATGTCTCGGGTTAACGATGAGTTAAAATACATATGCAAGGATTGTCAGAAAGAGTTCCCTAACTATAATGCCTTTGGAGGTCATATGAGTTTCCATGCAAAGGCTAGcaagatgattaaaaaattgTCCGGCCCAACAAACCCCTCGCAAAAGCACAAGGAAAATTTCTCTCAACTTCATAATAGAGCAAGGGAAGGAGCTCTCATGCCAAAAAAATATCGGGGAGAACAAAACCTCTTCATTATGCGAGGCTCAAAAGACAGAACCTTCTTTACCTATCGCTGA
- the LOC107412604 gene encoding uncharacterized protein LOC107412604 isoform X2, whose protein sequence is MGDQKSFSSSMDDQKALSSSNDGQQALSSSVDDQQATSFPMDNQQISSSSLEGQQEDIPQPNDESWFDLTNSCGKEFELPNVSDPMSLDLSINSNNLLVSPFQRLDIPCVLDNAFVLEITGPSSAGNQLVSLPLIEMVPSVTNTSSAIDQQGGSLNSTKDSSVEYSFSVPIGVSLTNQKLYAVDPLDLALSAMEKLVILLRPTDLGLVQMDTSMMVQNTFRTPTIE, encoded by the exons ATGGGTGACCAGAAATCTTTCTCTTCATCTATGGATGACCAGAAAGCTCTCTCTTCATCTAATGATGGCCAACAAGCTCTCTCGTCATCTGTGGATGATCAACAAGCTACCTCATTTCCCATGGATAACCAACAAATTTCCTCTTCTTCTCTGGAAGGTCAACAAGAAGACATTCCTCAACCGAATGATGAATCGTGGTTTGACCTGACCAATTCATGTGGAAAAGAATTTGAACTTCCAAATGTCTCTGATCCAATGAGTCTAGATTTGAGCATTAACAGCAACAACTTGCTAGTCTCACCATTCCAACGACTTGATATTCCTTGTGTACTGGATAATGCTTTTGTATTGGAGATAACAGGTCCATCTTCTGCAGGAAATCAGTTGGTTTCTTTACCCCTGATTGAGATGGTACCTTCAGTCACAAATACCTCTTCAGCAATTGATCAACAAGGTGGTAGTCTTAACTCTACCAAAGATTCTTCTGTTGAGTATAGTTTTTCTGTTCCTATAG GTGTTTCTTTGACAAACCAAAAATTATATGCTGTTGATCCTT TGGATCTTGCATTATCAGCAATGGAGAAGTTGGTGATCCTGTTACGTCCTACAGACTTGGGTTTAGTGCAAATGGATACGAGCATGATGGTTCAGAACACCTTCAGAACTCCAACCATAGAATAG
- the LOC107412604 gene encoding uncharacterized protein LOC107412604 isoform X3 codes for MGDQKSFSSSMDDQKALSSSNDGQQALSSSVDDQQATSFPMDNQQISSSSLEGQQEDIPQPNDESWFDLTNSCGKEFELPNVSDPMSLDLSINSNNLLVSPFQRLDIPCVLDNAFVLEITGPSSAGNQLVSLPLIEMVPSVTNTSSAIDQQVDLALSAMEKLVILLRPTDLGLVQMDTSMMVQNTFRTPTIE; via the exons ATGGGTGACCAGAAATCTTTCTCTTCATCTATGGATGACCAGAAAGCTCTCTCTTCATCTAATGATGGCCAACAAGCTCTCTCGTCATCTGTGGATGATCAACAAGCTACCTCATTTCCCATGGATAACCAACAAATTTCCTCTTCTTCTCTGGAAGGTCAACAAGAAGACATTCCTCAACCGAATGATGAATCGTGGTTTGACCTGACCAATTCATGTGGAAAAGAATTTGAACTTCCAAATGTCTCTGATCCAATGAGTCTAGATTTGAGCATTAACAGCAACAACTTGCTAGTCTCACCATTCCAACGACTTGATATTCCTTGTGTACTGGATAATGCTTTTGTATTGGAGATAACAGGTCCATCTTCTGCAGGAAATCAGTTGGTTTCTTTACCCCTGATTGAGATGGTACCTTCAGTCACAAATACCTCTTCAGCAATTGATCAACAAG TGGATCTTGCATTATCAGCAATGGAGAAGTTGGTGATCCTGTTACGTCCTACAGACTTGGGTTTAGTGCAAATGGATACGAGCATGATGGTTCAGAACACCTTCAGAACTCCAACCATAGAATAG